From Plasmodium cynomolgi strain B DNA, chromosome 9, whole genome shotgun sequence:
GTGTTCTACTGCGTATGCCCGTGTCCCTGTTGTGATGTGAGGGCAGCCAAAGAGGTGGTGACAATAGATCCCTTCTTCCTGCCTTTTCCCCCGGTGCGGTGGATTATCAAAAGTAAGGTCGCCTTCCCCTCGACAgaccctccaaaaaaaaaaaaaaaatatagaaaaaaaaaaaataacaaaatgaaataaaaaaacatacattgGGCATAGGCAAAAGGGAACATATGCGATGACACCCATTAGCGCCATCCTCCGCTTTCGCGAGGCAACCCAGTCTCAGTCCCGTCGTGGGGCATACCGTTACGCGAACGGCGCGCAGAAGGAGTACAGAACGGGTGGGAAATTTCACCCCCAGTGAACCGAACCAGCAAAAGTACGTCCCTCGAATTGTGCAGCCAGAGTAGCCTTCAAGGAAAAGGAGTACCCCCCGAGATGAGCGCGACAAAGTGGAATGTAGGAACGAACAACACCTGAGAAAGCGAAGCGAAATGGTCCACTCGGGGGAGTCATCCAGCCAGTCGGGGGAGTCATCCAGCCAGTCGGGGGAGTCATTCAGCAAGTCAGGAGAGTCATCCAGCCAGCCAGTAGAGTAATACAGCCAGGAGAGTCATCCAGCCAGTCATTAAAAagctaataaaaaaaaaaaaaaaaaaaaaaaacaagcaaatCCAAGTCCAAATAGATAGCTATCCCAACTGCTCTTACATTGAGGTGCCTCTTTAGAATGAAATTTCTACATGGCCCATTTTGTACGTGGTGCCAATTGACGGACCGAGGGAGAGCTAccagcagaaaaaagggggaaaggcaTAGAACGGGCTAAGTGACAACCTGATTGGGAGCCAGCACAAACAAAGGGGAGATCAACCTGGTTGGTGGCCAGCACACACAAAGGGGAGATCAACCTGGTTGGTAGCCAGCACAAACAAAGGGGAGATCAACCTGGTTGGTAGCCAGCACATACAAAGGAGGTTAACCCGATCCACCGCCAACCCAACCCAACCCGATTCACCGCCAACCCGACTAGCCGCCTCCACCATGGACAGCGACTTCATCGACGAGGAATTCGTTTACGGCAAagagatagaaaaaataaaaaaaaaaaagaagcaattcTAGACTGCCTCAAAACTGTGATCGACCcggacttaaaaaaaaatatagtcgaattaaattttgtaagaaacttaaaaattaaagaaacgGACACTGGAAAGTATGCTGTCGATTTTGATCTGAACCTCACGACCCCTGCCTGTCCGGTGAAGGACGAACTGTTGGCCGAATGCCAGCAGAAATTGGCTTCCCACGAATGGATTGAACAAACGAATATTAACACCACCTTTTTAAGTTTTAATGAATATGGTGAGGAACAAacaagggagaaaaaaaataaaaaaatcgaaaatgtGATAGTTGTGTATAGCTGCAAAGGTGGAGTTGGcaagtcctttttttctgtgaacttttctttttacttaaaaaagaagggggcaTCTGTGGGGCTTCTGGATGCGGATATTAATGGGCCCAGCCTTCCGACGTTGCTCCCCTTTGGACATTCCTACGCCAGGTTTAAGAGCGCCCCGCTGAGGGGCACTAAGATATTTTACGAAAGGGAGGCGGACAAGAGGGAAGCTTCTGTGGAGTTGACGGAAAAAGGCGCGGTTGACGAACCCAGCGGCTACGATACAGACCGACGCGCTGCGCACCAAGATGACCGCCCCCTGGAGGACCGCCTCCCGGAGGACCGCCTTATCGAGCCACTCCTCCACCGCGGTGTGAAGCTCATGTCCTACGCATACATAAAGAACCAGAAGAACTTAGGATTCGCGTCCTTCAGGGGACCCATCCTAAACGAGTTAATAAAGGAGTTAATAAACCAAGTGGATTGGGGAGTCTTGGATTACCTAATAATTGACCTCCCCCCGGGAACAAATGACATACATCTAAATCTCTTCGAGTCGGAAAACATCGATGGAGTCATCATGATAACGACTCCAAACGATCTCTCCATAAATGACGTaaagaaaggaataaacATGTGCAACCATTTCAACGTCCCAATTGTAGGCCttgtaataaatatgaacTCCTTTATCTGTGATGCCTGTGAAAAGAACCACCTCCTTTTTAACAACTGCGATATGAAGCAACTTAAAGAGTCTTTTAATAACGTATACGAAGTCCCCTTTCATTCTCTATTCTCCAAAAATGTGTATCTTGATGACCAGACAGGAGAAAGGAATTTCCCCTTTATCACATCATTTGAGGATCATCACCTGGTACATCTGTTGGAGAATGTCTTTCAAAGTTTAACTCGAGAAATATCCATGATCAAATTTCAggacaaattaaatttaccGTCTGTTcagatttataaaaaaaattttttgcaattatCCTTCGACTCGATtgacaataaatttgttttttcggATGACGTGTTAGTTTGCCACGTGAAGGATATTCGTCGTAAATGTCCTTGTGATTTTTGTAGTgtttgggaaaaaagaaaaaaaaaaaaaaaaaaaaatacaggaTGGGAATTTATATGTAAAGGAAATTGTCAAGTTAGGCATTTATAACGTTAAGATTGTCTGGTCTGATATGCACGTCTCGGTTTATTCCTACTCCTACTTGAAGCATATTTTTCTGAGTTTGCGTCTGCCTGGGGGAAACGCTTTGTGCGGGGCGGGTCGCAGCGCCTCCTTCGAGTGGTAACATCCCCGCCCCACGTGCACACAGCTGGATGGAGGGCCGACCGCCCGTCACAGCGCCAACAGAGGGGACAGAGGGGACAGGGCGAACAGAGCGAACAGAGACAGCAACGCCAACAGAGACAACAACGCCAACACAGGCAACAACGCAAATAATTTGCTTGGCCATTTATGTCAccctttgattttttttttttaaactcatTTGTTTCGATACTTTTAAATGTGGGGATGGACTGCACTGTTGGAACACACTCAcgcgaaagggaaaaaaaaaatcaggtacacaaaaaagggaaagatcGAGGGAAAatcatatatgtaaaaaagggggagaagggaGCAGAGCATCCCATCCAGTGCTGCTTACCGTTAGTTGGTttaccaaattttttttttgtgcccccaCAAGTTAGGCGCTATTGTGGGGGAGAAGCCCCTTGTGGGGAAGAAACcccttgggggggagaagcccccTGGGAGGAAGAACCCCCTTGGGGGGGAGCGCCTTGATTCGGGTTCCCACAATTAGGAGGACTAGCCAAATTGGCACTATAGTTAGACTGCACCTGAATGATGTGCTCAATACATTTGGTAACATCCTTCACGTGCATCATATCCTtaacacttaaaaaattgtcatatattttttttgtccatgtGACCGGATCGAAGTAAATCCAAGAACGGCAACTGCTTAAGTTACCCTGATTGAGTAGGTTCCTTGGGAaaaaccattttttatagttCATGTGATAGGTCCATTTTCTCAGGTAGAGTTCAGAGGCAGCATAAGCCTGCAGTACGTCCCTAGGtaggttgtaaaaaatgtaaaacagCGTCTCTGTTTGGAGTTTCAGAAGTAGGGATAGGCGAATTTGAAAACGGGTGTTTAAATAACAGCTGGGCTTCACAAAATAATCCTCGTTATATGTTGGGTCATCACTTATAGGGGAAgtaaatgaggaaaataGAAAGTCTGGCGAATTTAAATTCAACCCTAGGGTAGTTAGATCGGTTCCTAAGGCCAGGATATTCAATTGGGGGTCCGTCATCTTGATCACCTTTAGTATACCCATGAGTCCATAATTCGTTCGATTGTAATTCTTAGCTCTCTCTGTGGTTTCGTAGAGTAGTTCGTCCAATGGGATGTTTTCGTCATTGGAGGGGTGCACGTTTGCGTCATTTGAGGGATGCACGTTTGCGCCATTTGAGGGATGCACGTTTGCGCCATTTGAGGGGTGCACGTTTGCGCCATTTGAGGGGTGCACGTTTGCGCCATTTGAGGGGTGCACGTTTGCGTCTTTCCCCCCAGGTGCAGTACTGCATATGTAAACATTTGGCGCTTGTTCCTTTGAAGGGTCCATACTTTTGCTACCGATCGTTCTGTTTGCCTGCCTCGTCTTCGTCTCATCTTCAATTAGTTGTTTCTCCTCCACATGGCCGTTATTGCGCCTTTCGGATAGGTAATCCCACCCGCTCTGCCTCGATCCATTGGTGCAGTCTGCACTAGCCGCTGCACTGTTGGTACCCTCAGAACAtgattttgcttcttctggGTGCTCTTCCCCTGGAAAAGGATCACCCACGTTATCCCCTTTTGGTAAGTTTACCTTACTATATGGTTCATACCTTTGCACagatttctttccttttttacttctcccATTTTCGACATTTATTTCTGTGGCGTTtggttcttcttcatttttttggcccaCCTCTGGGTGGCTTCCTTTCAACTCTGTGTGTCCCTTTTGGGGgtctcctcccccctgggTGGCGGCACTACCGTCTATGCCTTGGCGAACGCATTTCCCTTGTATCTCCTCCCCACCTCTATTTTCATTCTTCTTCGCAGCATCGACACACTGTGGAGTCCCATTTGAGCACTTAACCTTGGCTCCCATTTCGTCCCTCCCACTAGCATAAAAGCTTCCATTTTGGTCTTTAAAATTATCTGCCCTTTTTTCGCtcactttattttccttcgGGTTAGCCAAAAGGAGgttaccattttgtgcttcAGTCAAAAGGTTACTGAGGGAGTTCTTCTGatctgcttctccctcgttatatattttttccccacctctTTGGAGCTCACTTGGGGAAGCTGTAGTGAGCGTCCCTGTAggattttccccttcgctgGGTGCATTATTATCGTCTATCACATCCGACCCTTGATCATTCGTTTCGCTATTTATCATGTCGTTATCTTCCCCTTTGCTACTTCCTcccgcattttttttttggccaacTTAATGggatttttccccttttctttatttcctCTCCCCATGGTTTGTGCCACCTGGGTTAGAGCGATGATGTGTAGGCGGTTATATTTGGGGTGATTCTTCAGTGATAAAACCGGAGCCACTACTCACGTCTTCGTGCAGGGTGTGTGCGTTCGTCTATCTTTGTCTGTCCCTGCTGAGGTTCCAATGGTACAGAGGTGCAAACTGCGCAGAAAGTGGGAGGCAGCGAAAGTTCGTTGTGTGCTTTATCCCTAACCAAGGGGGAGGGTGCCTTCTCCGTTTCTGCCTCGTTCCCGCGATGGGTGTAATAATCTATTTAGAATCGCTTCGAAATGCTTCCCCTTGTCGCTTCGATATGCTTCCCCTTGCTTTGCTGTTTcagttgccttttttccgGCTCGCACGCTCtatgtacatacacaaaCGCGCTGCTCACACGGAGGctacaaaattttgttccctcAGTAGCCACCCTTGCGTTCACGTTAGCATAAAGTTCAGGGGGGGGATAAACAGGACGTGGGGGAGAATTCACCCATATGTGTCATGGCCAAACTGCttctttgtttgtttttttttttttttacatccgACTGTCAATCTGTATGGAAATAACGTGCGCACAAAAGGTGTACGCAAAATTCGGGGAAACATGCCGGTGCTGCAAGCTATCCTTTaaagggaggggggaaaaaggagaggctacaaaaaaaaaaaaaaaaggaaaacaattttgtgcTACATGAAATTAGCCAACTGTTTAACATTTCCGGGGGATGTTCCCGTCTGCCATTTTAGATGTCCTATTTGAGTGCTAAGCGCAACACGAGTGATTGTCGTGAAAAATAGCAAAGGGGGTGTAATTAATCGAGTACAGCTATAGTCTACCAAAAGCAGAATttcacaaatttgcaaaattgtgtacAGCCAGTGAAAGCCATCTTGCAAATGCACTTTGtgggaggagggaaaaaaaaaaaaattcgagtTGCTTTCCCAAAGGAGGGGCACCTTTTTCCAACATGCCTAAAAATAGCTACTCACAAGGTTGTGTCCTCgtgcatttgtttttttccctcaagtGTGAAATGTATGTGCGTGCCTTTCTGCattatttcacaaaaaaaacgcaacgTTGGCGCGGCGCTAGCATCGCGCTAACATCGAGTTAACATCGCGCTTACACCGCGTTAACACCGCGTTAACATCGCGTCAACACCGCGTTAACACCGCGATAACACCGCGTTAACACCGCGATAACACCGCGATATCACCGTGATAACACCCCGTTGGCACACACCGGATGGCGCCCTTCCGCAAAAAGGCGCTTACTCCGCACCCTACCTGAGCCGAAACGTATGTCCAGCTAAGCACAACACGGGTGAACACCACAAAATGGCACTTTTcacacaaaattgaaacgtgaaaaaatttgaaatttctttttctcatttgctCTTTAATTtcactgcatttttttttttaagccccATTTGTGTACCAAATTATTCGTGCACTCACGTTTGAAGCATTTcgagagttttttttttttcccccctctgtgCTTTCTTCCCCCATGTGATACTTCGAAGATTAACTCGTTGATTGGCAGACCGTTCGTATGAAGGTGTAAGGGAGCGGCTGAAAGAGCAAGGCAGCTGCTTATCGGGTGAagctctccccccccctccttctgGAGGTTAATCCACCAAACGAGCAACACACAAATGGAGCTGAAGAAGGCGTTCCTGTGCTGCGTGCTACTGGCAGTCAAACACGCAGTTGCGCCCTCAGTATACTTCTCCGGTttggacataaaaaatatgaaaggaaaatacaaaGAGATAGAAGAGAGGCATGCCaaacaaaatgtgaatgatatattttttcgtgaattaaaaaaatcgaattATCAAGTGAACAGTAATATTATCGTACTGAGCACATCGAGACATTATTTCAACTACAGACACACAAGCAATTTACTGACCGCATATAAATACTTGAAGCATGTTGGGGACAATATGGATAGAAACATACTGCTTATGGTACCATTTGACCAAGCTTGCAATTGTAGGAATATTGTAGAAGGCACCATTTTTAATGAGTATGAGAAGCCTCCAAGtgaagatttaaaaaaaaaaaaaatgaaagaaaatttgTACAGCCATTTAAATATAGACtataaaaatgacaataTACGAGATGAACAAATAAGGAGAGTAATTAGACATCGATATGATGCCTTAACTCCAGCTAAATATAGGTTATACACAAATGGGAACAGAGAGAAAAatctttttatatacatgacTGGCCATGGAGgagtgtcattttttaaaattcaagATTTCAACATTGTCAGCTCTGCTGAATTTAGCCTGTACATACAAGAGttgctcataaaaaatatatacaagtacatttttgtaattattgaCACGTGTCAAGGGTACAGTTTTTACGATAAAGTGCtagatttttaaaaaataaaataaataacgtcTTTTTAATGTCCTCTTCGGATAAGAACGAAAATAGTTACAGCTTACACTCGAGCAAATATTTAAGTGTCTCGACGGTCGATCGAtttacgttttattttttttcctacctggaaaatatgaacagaatATACACACACGAACCGCATAAAAATGCCAAGGCCTTTTCCTTATATACCATcttgaattatttaaaaacacaaCATTTGATATCAACTCCAACCATCAACAATTCGAAATTTAGCGCATCCATGTTTATGcatagtaaaaatattcttttttatgactCCTCCGGTTTTTATGTAAGTAAAGACGCGGAGGAGAGTGCGTTGGATGGGCTGGGCAAGCACAGTTATAATGTCAGCCAGAAGGCAGACAAAACTGCAATTCGAAGTTCATGTTTGGGCGACTTGAGCGCATGTGGgcatatgaaaaatgaaatatacaCCCACATGGGGAACCTGTACTCGCGCAGCAGCTTCTACAACAACGTCGAGGTTTACTTCAAGGAGGAGTCCCACTTCACGGACTACTACTTTACCTCCGAGCGTTTTGCTGGGGGGTACTTGCTCcctgctttcctttttttagtGGTGATCGCGTTATGCTTgctcttttttctgttcacgTAGATTGTTCTTTTCGCGGTTTGGGACTGAACGTTTGGGGGGATTATGCCTTTTTTGGCTGAACGTTCAGGTagtttctgttttttttttttttttcgtgccaTATGTTTTGCTGTACGTTCAGGCAGTTttggactttttttccttttcttttttttttttttttttcgtgtcatatgttttgctgttttttGCTGAACGTTCAggcaattttgtattttttttccttttttttttttttcgtgtgcGCTGTTACTTTGATTTCCCGCAGCTTGACAgctgggagaaaaaaaaacgtttggctgtttggcaaaaaaaaagatgattatatgtttatcctccaaaaaaggagtctCTTTGGGTGAATTTTCTAAACGCTCTCGTAAAGATAAGCACATTGGTGAGTAACATTTAAGTAAAGCATCCCTTTTTAGAAACCCCAAATGGTTACACTGTGTTGGTGGTTGCGATTGGTGAGACGGTTGCAAAATTTCCAGACGACTATTCGCAGCGATGCAAGTTGGGGCACCACAAAGGGGGGCCAATGCGCGGGCGGCGAcgtgcatacacacacatggacGAATTAATTGCCACACCTGTCCAACTTCAACAAATCTGCAGGGAGAAAGACAGACACGCGCGTACTCCCGTATATGTGTTCGCATAAGAACATGTGCGCATACCGTGCTAGTGAgggcatacaaaaaatgcagttgCGCGAGGTGAAAATTGTGAAGTAGAAGAAGCCGTGCACCAGGTGGAGCTACAAAAGATCGATCATATcacactttatttttttttttttccaaacacatgtatgtatgctttACACCCCCGTAGGGCGTTACTCccgcgcgaaaaaaaaattgactgCAGCAGCATGCGTACGTATATGCGTACGTGTATGGGCACATATAAGCGCACATACAAGCGCACATATATGCGCACttgtctgttttttttcccttttgcgtaAACCGTGAGGGGCACACACGTGTTCCTCGCCTTTGGGTGGATTATTCGACAAAGACACTCCGCCGCGGCACACTAGCGAGGTAAATTCGTCATCACGTTTGGATTTTTCCAGATCGGGTTTCAACTTTCGCGTTGCGCTACTCATGCTGAGTGCTGCACAGTGTGTGTATGtagtatgcatgtatgtacgcatgtatgtatgcaagtatgtatgcatgtacgtgtgcatgtatgtatgcaagtatgtatgcatgcacgtatgcacgtttgtgttttttttttttgtcccatgCTGCATAACTAAGAGTCGTcaacttttttaaacaaaGACGAAGGACGACATTGTGCTGATGTTCCGGCTGCTACGAGTGCGCGCCTTGCGAGATAGATTAGACGAGTTGGCATTTTCCTACACTGGTACGCTGCTCTGATTTGTGCCATTTCGTCCTGGTTCGCTTCGCTCCGTTACAATGTGGAGCGGTGAAGGTGGTCAGTTCTTTGAAATCTTTATGGCAGCCTTCCCTTATTAGCGCATGCCccttttcccaatttgtttCACTGCCGTTTCGCTGGTGTTTCTCTATTGTATGCTTGCCCGTCGCGCGCGTATTTGTgtctgcacatttttgctgcGCGGCGACGAGCGTAAGCATTTGTTCGGGTTAGCCCTTTCGCACCCTCCTTTTTGAGTAGTTCTTTGTTCCCTTCGAAAGGTTTTGCACGACCTTATACGTTACGTCCTGCTTGGcgtttaacttttttttttccgccacCAATTCCTCCAGTTGCTTTATCGCAAGTTGGACTTAACGCGCGTTAGCTGAAAGGGGCCCTACAGGAAGGACAACCGCGACCGCGACCGCAACTGCAGGCGCAACCACAACTGCAACCACAACCGCAACTGCAAGCGCAACCACTACCGCAACCGCAACCGAACGATGGATGTGAAGCACGTGGAGGGCTGCGAGTACCACGGTAGGGAAAGCGATCGAGAATGTAAagatgaagtaaaaaaagttatggACAAGCTTATAttcgaaaggaagaaaaattttcaaggACAAGAAAATTATTGTCGCAATTCATCTGTGAGTATATGTCCAAATGTGTATTGTAATATATACACAGATCTTTATACCTGGTTtggatttaaaaattgcaaaaaaattgacactGAGTCTTTAAACACATGTTTTACGGACATATCCAACGGGGGGGTAGGATACTATGAAAAACTTATCGTATTGGGAGGACGGATATTGGAACTATATAGCgagttgcatttttttaataaatataactaTGAAAAGGATGAGGAGATAGTCCAAGACTTACGTAGCATTAAGTCAGTAAAAGAGGTTGTATTCCAATACTTGTATGtacagaaaagaaaaaatcgagtcatttataaaaatagcttGTACTTATTTGGCTATTCATATCTGTATACACCTCTGTtttttagaaataaaaattcgatcataaaatatgtgaaggCATGTATAGCATATGCTGTCAAATTTAGTGGTactaatatattttcttgGATGCCTTCTTTGATTGAGCATATATATTACTCCCAGAAGGTGAAGGTATCCGAGATAGACGAGGAGAACGAGTTGATACAAGACCTGCAGGAGTTTTTTGGGTACCAGTTTGACTATGTGTTGCCACGAATAGCGGAGTGCTTCAGTCAGCATAATTTATACATTAGCAGTTCGCACCTCACGGGCCTGCAGATCGTGCGCATCTTCGCGAATGAGTACTTTGCCCTGTTGGCCGACGTAAGGCGGAGCGGCGGAGCGGCACAGCGGCAGAGTGGCATAGCGGCACAGCGGCATAGCTGGAGTGTGTTAACCCGGCAAATTGGGGGGTGCCACCCCGCGCGCGTGTGAAATGACCCGATGGTGTGCTATGCTGCGCTGTGCTATGCCTTGCTATGTCGTGTCACCTTTTAGTACACCCTTTCGCACACCCGCTTCTTTTCCCCGCCTCATTCCCCCGCTTCTTTTCCCCGCTTCTCTCCCCCGCGCAGGACGTCAACATcgaggggaaggagaaaaccACGTGGGTGCGCGAAGAAACGGAAGCCTTCCTAAACTCGCACTGCATCGAAATATTTAGCGGCTGCATGTTATCTCTGCACAAGTACCTCGGAGAAAAGGGAGTGAAGGTGGGTAAAATAAAGGGCATATTCGAAATGCTTTTATCCTCCTGCTGGGTACtgggaaatgaaaaaagaaataaagtaTGGGCATGTGCCCTTGTGCAGAGGTTAAGGCAAGTGCAGCTTCTCACACAGATCACCACCATAGAAAAATGGTCATACAGCATCAAAAAGTACAACGACCTGAACATACAGAATTTTGTAAAAGAcatatacaattttaataatatcaatGGGAGTGTTTTGTCTCCTTTTCAATTGCAAAACGTTAATATTTATCTCCCCCCCAAGGAGGGTCCTTTGAAGGAAATCCCCTACTATACTACGCTGGCCGACAGGTACAAGGACCGGTTCTCGCACAGAGACAGTGCCAGGCAGGGGGGTAGCGCCAGCAACGGCAGAAGCAGCAACGGCAACGGCAGAAGCAGCAACAGCCGCGGCAACAACAGCCGCGGCAACAACTGCCAACTCTATGACGTTTTAAACAACATCACCAGCAACATATATAAGCGCTTCAAGCCCAGGCGGCCCAGGAACAGGGGGTCCTCCGGCGTCACGCGCTTGGTCTACACGAACAGGGATGACTGCCCTCCAGGTAGGGGGAGCGAAAAAGCGGATGGCACGAGGGAATGTCGAGAAATCGCTCGGCATGAGGGAATGCGCTTCACGCGAGGGAAATCTACGCGCGTGAGGCAAATCTCCTCGCGTGAGCATGCACCCCACCCCCATACAACACAACCACCTCGCTGACCCCTCGCAGACATGAGCTACCACGACCTGAAGGCCAGCCTTTCCTCCGACGAATCCACCAAGTACGACGCCGCCCAGGACTTGGACGTGGAGGATGATGAGGAATATATCTacggggagggggaagacCCATTCATGCGGTACTGCGCGAATGAAGGAACTCACTCAAAGGGCCccaaaacgggaaaaaacggaatccctgtaaaaataaaatacattaaGGACGCAGCGGACGATCGGAACTCCAAGTACGTCATAGAGATTCCCAAGCGAGACTTGGCGAGCGGGGGTGGCAATAACCACGTGAAGGCAGGTAAGGCGTTTATCGTGCGGGTAGACCGCCAGGCCGTTAAACTGCTAAACGGCGCAAGCTGCGCTGCGCGTAGTGACGAACGTGGCAGTCAGCGAATTTCCCCTCCACACACACCGTGTGCATCTAACCACACCGTGTGTATCCAGCCACACCGTGTGCATCTAACCACGCCGTGTGCATCTAACCACACCGTGCACATCCAACCACACCGTGTGCATCCAACCACACCGTGTGCATCTAACCATACCGTGCACATCCAACCACACCGTACTCATCCAACCACACCGTGTGCATCTAACCACACCGTGCACATCCAACCACACCGTGCACCTTTTCCCCTCTCAGTTCTCTggggaaatggaaaaaagggccTGGAAATCAAACTTCCCTCCGAGAGTGACCTCATGCCGCATGTGCGAATTAGATGAGACAGGGTCCCTTTATGAGGTCCACCCACAAGCGGAGGAAGGACAGACCCGCcattatgtgtatatgtgcccCCATGTAGTGAAATAAAGGATACaagcctttttctttttttttacgcaaaatggggagagcaGATGaggaactccttttttttgtgccccgcGAGAAGAACTCCCCTCGCGCCTGGCACGAATGTGTAGTTAGAtttgattattatttttttttttctatcacGTTTCTTTATATGTGTACCGCTGTGTTGTCCCTATGCGAGTGCAGCGATGCCAGGGCGAAACGTTCCAATTTTGGATTAAGCAACAtgatgtgcattttttttcttttcacgtACGCGAAGAATTGGGTCGCTGCAAGAATAGGAGATACCTATGTTCTTCTGACAGGTGTGTTGCAAAACGGGAAGGGAACAGCGCAacggaaaggggaaataaaaaaaaaaaaaggataagaaatatgaaacgTAATGGGGGCAGAACAAAATGTATAGAGAACCAAAATATAGCTCAGCGGGTGTACCCTGTACATGTTATGTTTCTCGCGAATGTGATAACCTCCGTCGGGagagaaatgcaaaaaaaaaaaaaaaaaaaaaaaaaaaaaaagtctccCCCCcgtttctcccatttttggGTCCTCCCCAATTGGCCAAACGAATCAGGCGAGATGCCCCAGGGAGACTACTCATCCCTCACGCTCGCATCTTTTTCGATGTCactaaaaaggataaaatgcgaagaaaaataatgacgAGCAAATCGTAGGtcgtattaaaaaattaaataaaataaaataagcagaCCTACATTTGCAAAACGTGATAGAAGcagtaacaaaaaaaaaaaaaaaaaaaaaaaaaatagctaacGTAAACGGAAAGGGGGGGgacgtacatacatgtgcGTGAAGATACGAAATTATTATTGCACGTGCTCTCGCCCGCTGGTCCTCCAAGCAGAATATAAATAGAATGAGAAAGATTGATTATGAACCAGGCCTAGTTAGGTGCTGCAGAGGGATAGGCTGTGCATCGTGCCGGTGCCTCGTCGTACGcagaaaaatgggggggtGGGGTAGTACCCGCCGGGATATGGTTTCTCTACATAAGAAGCACAA
This genomic window contains:
- a CDS encoding hypothetical protein (putative), translating into MVHSGESSSQSGESSSQSGESFSKSGESSSQPRLHRRGIRLRQRDRKNKKKKEAILDCLKTVIDPDLKKNIVELNFVRNLKIKETDTGKYAVDFDLNLTTPACPVKDELLAECQQKLASHEWIEQTNINTTFLSFNEYGEEQTREKKNKKIENVIVVYSCKGGVGKSFFSVNFSFYLKKKGASVGLLDADINGPSLPTLLPFGHSYARFKSAPLRGTKIFYEREADKREASVELTEKGAVDEPSGYDTDRRAAHQDDRPLEDRLPEDRLIEPLLHRGVKLMSYAYIKNQKNLGFASFRGPILNELIKELINQVDWGVLDYLIIDLPPGTNDIHLNLFESENIDGVIMITTPNDLSINDVKKGINMCNHFNVPIVGLVINMNSFICDACEKNHLLFNNCDMKQLKESFNNVYEVPFHSLFSKNVYLDDQTGERNFPFITSFEDHHLVHLLENVFQSLTREISMIKFQDKLNLPSVQIYKKNFLQLSFDSIDNKFVFSDDVLVCHVKDIRLFGKKEKKKKKKIQDGNLYVKEIVKLGIYNVKIVWSDMHVSVYSYSYLKHIFLSLRLPGGNALCGAGRSASFEW
- a CDS encoding NOT family protein (putative), which translates into the protein HPEEAKSCSEGTNSAAASADCTNGSRQSGWDYLSERRNNGHVEEKQLIEDETKTRQANRTIGSKSMDPSKEQAPNVYICSTAPGGKDANVHPSNGANVHPSNGANVHPSNGANVHPSNGANVHPSNDANVHPSNDENIPLDELLYETTERAKNYNRTNYGLMGILKVIKMTDPQLNILALGTDLTTLGLNLNSPDFLFSSFTSPISDDPTYNEDYFVKPSCYLNTRFQIRLSLLLKLQTETLFYIFYNLPRDVLQAYAASELYLRKWTYHMNYKKWFFPRNLLNQGNLSSCRSWIYFDPVTWTKKIYDNFLSVKDMMHVKDVTKCIEHIIQVQSNYSANLASPPNCGNPNQGAPPQGGSSSQGASPPQGVSSPQGASPPQ
- a CDS encoding GPI8p transamidase (putative), which gives rise to LIHQTSNTQMELKKAFLCCVLLAVKHAVAPSVYFSGLDIKNMKGKYKEIEERHAKQNVNDIFFRELKKSNYQVNSNIIVLSTSRHYFNYRHTSNLLTAYKYLKHVGDNMDRNILLMVPFDQACNCRNIVEGTIFNEYEKPPSEDLKKKKMKENLYSHLNIDYKNDNIRDEQIRRVIRHRYDALTPAKYRLYTNGNREKNLFIYMTGHGGVSFFKIQDFNIVSSAEFSLYIQELLIKNIYKYIFVIIDTCQGYSFYDKVLDF
- a CDS encoding hypothetical protein (putative) — encoded protein: MDVKHVEGCEYHGRESDRECKDEVKKVMDKLIFERKKNFQGQENYCRNSSVSICPNVYCNIYTDLYTWFGFKNCKKIDTESLNTCFTDISNGGVGYYEKLIVLGGRILELYSELHFFNKYNYEKDEEIVQDLRSIKSVKEVVFQYLYVQKRKNRVIYKNSLYLFGYSYLYTPLFFRNKNSIIKYVKACIAYAVKFSGTNIFSWMPSLIEHIYYSQKVKVSEIDEENELIQDLQEFFGYQFDYVLPRIAECFSQHNLYISSSHLTGLQIVRIFANEYFALLADDVNIEGKEKTTWVREETEAFLNSHCIEIFSGCMLSLHKYLGEKGVKVGKIKGIFEMLLSSCWVLGNEKRNKVWACALVQRLRQVQLLTQITTIEKWSYSIKKYNDLNIQNFVKDIYNFNNINGSVLSPFQLQNVNIYLPPKEGPLKEIPYYTTLADRYKDRFSHRDSARQGGSASNGRSSNGNGRSSNSRGNNSRGNNCQLYDVLNNITSNIYKRFKPRRPRNRGSSGVTRLVYTNRDDCPPDMSYHDLKASLSSDESTKYDAAQDLDVEDDEEYIYGEGEDPFMRYCANEGTHSKGPKTGKNGIPVKIKYIKDAADDRNSKYVIEIPKRDLASGGGNNHVKAVLWGNGKKGLEIKLPSESDLMPHVRIR